A genomic region of Roseateles amylovorans contains the following coding sequences:
- the odhB gene encoding 2-oxoglutarate dehydrogenase complex dihydrolipoyllysine-residue succinyltransferase, producing MAIVEVKVPQLSESVAEATLLTWKKQPGDAVAIDEILIEIETDKVVLEVPAPSAGVITELTVANGGTVTSDQVIAKIDSEAKAGAAAPVAAAPAPAAAAPAAAAASSDSTSKAGVAMPAAAKLMADNNLAAGTVSGTGKDGRVTKGDVLGAIEGGAKPAVVTAPVAAPTAPAAKPLPAVAAPTAANLGDRPEQRVPMSRLRARIAERLLQSQSTNAILTTFNEVNMAPVMDLRKKFQDSFTKEHGTKLGFMSFFVKAAVHALKKYPVLNASVDGNDIVYHGYFDIGIAVGSPRGLVVPILRNADQMSFADIEKKIAEFGKKAQEGKLGIEEMTGGTFSISNGGTFGSMLSTPIINPPQSAILGVHATKDRAVVENGQIVIRPINYLAMSYDHRIIDGREAVLGLVAMKDALEDPARLLFDI from the coding sequence ATGGCAATCGTTGAAGTCAAAGTTCCCCAACTGTCGGAGTCGGTCGCGGAAGCCACCCTGCTGACCTGGAAGAAGCAGCCCGGCGACGCCGTGGCGATCGATGAAATCCTGATCGAGATCGAGACCGACAAGGTCGTGCTGGAAGTGCCGGCACCGTCCGCCGGCGTGATCACCGAGCTGACCGTGGCCAACGGCGGCACCGTGACCTCCGACCAGGTCATCGCCAAGATTGACAGCGAAGCCAAGGCCGGCGCCGCCGCCCCGGTCGCCGCCGCACCCGCACCGGCTGCTGCCGCGCCGGCTGCCGCTGCCGCGTCGTCGGACAGCACCAGCAAGGCGGGCGTCGCCATGCCGGCCGCTGCCAAGCTGATGGCCGACAACAACCTGGCCGCCGGCACCGTGTCCGGCACCGGCAAGGATGGTCGTGTCACCAAGGGTGATGTGCTGGGTGCGATCGAAGGCGGCGCCAAGCCGGCCGTCGTGACCGCACCGGTCGCCGCGCCCACCGCCCCGGCCGCCAAGCCGCTGCCCGCCGTGGCCGCGCCGACCGCCGCCAACCTGGGCGATCGCCCGGAACAGCGCGTGCCGATGAGCCGCCTGCGCGCCCGCATCGCCGAGCGCCTGCTGCAATCGCAGTCGACCAACGCCATCCTGACCACCTTCAATGAAGTGAACATGGCGCCGGTGATGGACCTGCGCAAGAAGTTCCAGGACAGCTTCACCAAGGAGCACGGTACCAAGCTGGGCTTCATGAGCTTCTTCGTCAAGGCGGCGGTGCATGCGCTGAAGAAGTACCCGGTGCTGAATGCGTCGGTGGACGGCAACGACATCGTCTACCACGGCTATTTCGACATCGGTATTGCCGTCGGCTCGCCGCGCGGCCTGGTGGTGCCCATCCTGCGCAATGCGGACCAGATGAGCTTCGCCGACATCGAGAAGAAGATCGCCGAGTTCGGCAAGAAGGCGCAGGAAGGCAAGCTGGGCATCGAAGAGATGACCGGCGGCACCTTCTCGATCTCCAACGGCGGCACCTTCGGCTCGATGCTGTCCACGCCCATCATCAACCCGCCGCAATCCGCGATCCTGGGCGTGCACGCCACCAAGGACCGCGCGGTGGTGGAGAACGGCCAGATCGTGATCCGTCCGATCAACTACCTGGCCATGTCCTACGACCACCGCATCATCGACGGCCGTGAAGCCGTGCTGGGCCTGGTGGCGATGAAGGATGCGCTGGAAGATCCGGCCCGTCTGCTGTTCGACATCTGA
- a CDS encoding outer membrane protein assembly factor BamD, translating into MIETWALRRTSADKATVGAGQPRTAWQSFALTAVMATVVGLSGCSSTPKEDPNSQANLEKLYAEAKEDMISGSYDRAIKSLERIEGRAAGTTLGQQAQLDLAWANYKSGERVQAVTVLDRFIKLNPSSPALDYALYMKGLVNFNDDLGLFGRIARQDISERDQQAARDSMQAFKQLVEQFPESKYSEDGRVRIDYITNSLAAYEVHVARYYFNRGAYLAAANRAQAALLEFQNAPALEEGLFIMAKSYDKLGLEQLRSDAERVLKASFPDSAYLAGGPKAKDKAWWQVW; encoded by the coding sequence ATGATCGAGACTTGGGCGTTGCGCCGCACTTCGGCCGACAAGGCCACCGTTGGGGCCGGCCAGCCGCGCACCGCGTGGCAGTCGTTCGCACTGACCGCTGTGATGGCCACCGTGGTGGGATTGTCCGGCTGTTCTTCCACGCCTAAGGAAGACCCCAACTCGCAGGCCAACCTCGAGAAATTGTACGCAGAGGCCAAGGAGGACATGATCAGCGGCAGCTACGACCGCGCGATCAAGTCGCTCGAACGCATCGAAGGCCGTGCGGCGGGCACCACGCTGGGCCAGCAGGCGCAGCTGGATCTGGCCTGGGCCAACTACAAGAGCGGCGAGCGCGTCCAGGCCGTGACGGTGCTGGACCGCTTCATCAAGCTCAATCCGTCCAGCCCCGCGCTGGACTATGCGCTCTACATGAAGGGCCTGGTCAACTTCAATGACGACCTGGGCCTGTTCGGCCGGATCGCGCGCCAGGACATCAGCGAACGCGACCAGCAGGCCGCTCGTGATTCGATGCAGGCCTTCAAGCAGCTGGTGGAGCAGTTCCCCGAGTCCAAGTACTCGGAGGACGGTCGCGTCCGGATCGACTACATCACCAACAGCCTGGCGGCCTACGAGGTCCACGTCGCGCGCTACTACTTCAATCGGGGCGCCTATCTGGCGGCCGCGAACCGCGCCCAGGCGGCGCTGCTGGAGTTCCAGAATGCACCGGCGCTGGAAGAAGGCCTGTTCATCATGGCCAAGAGCTACGACAAGCTGGGGCTCGAACAGCTGCGCAGTGACGCCGAGCGCGTACTGAAGGCCAGCTTCCCGGACAGCGCCTACCTCGCTGGCGGCCCGAAGGCCAAAGACAAGGCTTGGTGGCAGGTCTGGTGA
- a CDS encoding YdcH family protein, whose product MDEQLHSPARRLIELRMAHAELDDRIDVLSDLQPADELSLRRLKKQRLALRDEITRLELAGDPDEPA is encoded by the coding sequence ATGGATGAACAACTTCACTCGCCGGCCCGCCGTCTGATCGAATTGCGCATGGCGCATGCCGAATTGGACGACCGCATCGACGTCTTGTCCGACCTCCAGCCGGCCGATGAGCTCTCCCTGCGACGCCTGAAAAAGCAGCGTCTGGCCCTGCGTGACGAAATCACGCGGCTGGAGCTGGCTGGTGATCCCGATGAACCCGCCTGA
- the zapE gene encoding cell division protein ZapE, with protein MTNVTELYQQTLAERGYTADPAQLRAVAALQRCQDEWADYKARRSNAFSKLLVRPPLPRGVYMFGGVGRGKSFLMDCFYQAVPLTRKTRLHFHEFMREVHRELQELKGIQDPLEELGKRIARRFRLICFDEFHVADVTDAMILHRLLDAMFRNRVSIVTTSNFHPDGLYPNGLHRDRILPAIELLKAHLEVINVDNGTDYRQRSLEHVELYHTPLDERAEQALTEAFESLAEARDEDPLLHIEHREIRSRRRAGGVVWFDFRQLCGGPRSQNDYLELATQFHTLILSNVPAMPPRLASEARRFTLLVDVLYDRRCKLIISAEVPAEQLYTEGPLAHEFPRTVSRLQEMQSQEYLALERRDVDTSLT; from the coding sequence ATGACCAACGTCACCGAGCTCTACCAGCAGACCTTGGCCGAACGCGGCTACACCGCCGATCCCGCGCAGCTGCGGGCCGTGGCTGCACTGCAGCGCTGCCAGGACGAGTGGGCCGACTACAAGGCCCGGCGCTCCAATGCCTTCAGCAAGCTGCTGGTGCGCCCGCCGCTGCCGCGCGGTGTCTACATGTTCGGCGGCGTGGGGCGGGGCAAGAGCTTCCTGATGGACTGCTTCTATCAAGCCGTTCCGCTCACCCGCAAGACGCGGCTGCACTTCCACGAATTCATGCGCGAGGTGCATCGCGAGCTGCAGGAACTCAAGGGTATTCAGGATCCGCTGGAAGAGCTGGGCAAGCGCATCGCGCGGCGCTTCCGGCTGATCTGCTTCGATGAATTCCATGTCGCCGACGTCACCGACGCGATGATCCTGCATCGGCTGCTGGATGCGATGTTCCGCAACCGCGTGTCGATCGTCACCACCTCCAACTTTCATCCGGACGGCCTCTATCCAAATGGCCTGCATCGTGACCGCATCCTGCCGGCGATCGAGCTGCTGAAGGCCCATCTGGAAGTCATCAACGTCGACAACGGCACCGACTATCGTCAGCGCTCGCTGGAGCATGTCGAGCTGTACCACACGCCGCTGGATGAGCGGGCGGAGCAGGCGCTCACCGAAGCCTTCGAATCCCTGGCCGAGGCGCGGGACGAGGATCCGCTGCTGCACATCGAGCACCGCGAGATCCGATCGCGCCGACGTGCGGGCGGCGTGGTGTGGTTCGATTTCCGGCAGCTCTGCGGCGGGCCGCGCTCGCAGAATGACTACCTGGAATTGGCGACCCAGTTCCACACGCTGATCCTGTCCAACGTGCCGGCGATGCCGCCGCGACTGGCCAGCGAGGCGCGGCGCTTCACGCTGCTGGTGGATGTGCTGTATGACCGTCGCTGCAAGCTGATCATCTCGGCCGAGGTGCCGGCCGAACAGCTCTACACCGAGGGGCCGCTGGCCCACGAGTTTCCGCGGACCGTGTCAAGGCTCCAGGAAATGCAGTCTCAGGAATACTTGGCGCTGGAGCGTCGGGACGTCGATACTTCATTGACCTGA
- a CDS encoding ATP-dependent DNA helicase has product MRPGELEQAVVAAFDIGGPLSRADGAYAPREPQQRMAQAVAQAIAARETLVVEAGTGVGKTFAYLVPALLSGGRTLISTATKSLQDQLFMRDLPRLLDTFALPLRAALLKGRGSYLCLHRMQQARHSAELPDRRAVAQLARIERWALQTRTGDFSEIDGLDERSPIIPVVSSTRDNCLGTECPSYRDCHVVRARREAMEADLVVVNHHLFFADMVLRDSGVAELLPSVEVAIFDEAHQLPEAGLNFLGRMLGSAALFDFARDALAEGLSQARGLQEWQEVAAGVERAARALRLACAGGRELRGMLKLRWNECAGQAEFEAALTQSAQALEQAIDALAAVMESSPDLHRLHERAAELYQLALLFARPADPGAVRWVDVGVHQVRLVESPLDVREAMQEQLQGTPKAWIFTSATLGEDEQLGWFTEQTGLGDSRTLRVGSPFDYASHARLYVPRHFPKPSEPDHGESVGLLGARLAARLGGRTFILTTTLRQLQTVSEVLRQRFDEGGHRIEVLVQGTAPKRQLLQQFVQQPASVLVGSASFWEGIDVPGEALQCVLIDKLPFPPPNDPLVEARVQRLEAEGRNAFTEYFIAEAAIALKQGAGRLIRTETDRGLLVVCDPRLAASHYGRRLRDALPPMTQVADEAGAQAWLAELAASHSD; this is encoded by the coding sequence ATGCGGCCTGGCGAGCTGGAACAGGCGGTGGTGGCAGCGTTCGACATCGGCGGGCCGCTTTCACGCGCCGATGGCGCCTATGCCCCACGCGAACCCCAGCAGCGCATGGCGCAGGCCGTGGCGCAGGCCATCGCCGCGCGCGAGACGCTGGTGGTCGAAGCCGGCACCGGTGTGGGCAAAACCTTCGCCTATCTGGTGCCTGCGCTGCTGTCCGGCGGACGCACCCTGATCAGCACCGCCACCAAAAGCCTGCAGGACCAGCTGTTCATGCGGGATCTGCCGCGGCTGCTCGACACCTTCGCGCTGCCCCTGCGCGCCGCGTTGCTGAAGGGCCGAGGGAGTTACCTCTGCTTGCATCGAATGCAGCAGGCGCGCCACAGCGCCGAGCTGCCGGATCGACGGGCGGTGGCGCAGCTCGCCCGCATCGAGCGTTGGGCCCTGCAGACCCGCACCGGTGATTTCTCCGAGATCGATGGCCTGGATGAGCGCTCGCCGATCATTCCGGTGGTCAGTTCGACGCGCGACAACTGCCTGGGTACCGAATGTCCGTCCTATCGGGACTGTCACGTGGTGCGGGCACGGCGCGAGGCGATGGAGGCGGACCTGGTGGTGGTCAACCATCACCTGTTCTTCGCCGACATGGTGCTGCGCGACAGTGGCGTGGCGGAGCTGCTGCCCAGCGTGGAAGTGGCGATCTTCGACGAGGCGCATCAACTGCCCGAGGCCGGGCTGAACTTCCTGGGGCGGATGCTGGGCAGCGCCGCGCTGTTCGACTTCGCCCGTGACGCGCTGGCCGAAGGCCTGTCCCAGGCCAGAGGTTTGCAGGAGTGGCAGGAAGTGGCCGCCGGCGTCGAGCGCGCGGCCCGTGCGCTCCGCCTGGCCTGTGCGGGTGGGCGAGAGCTGCGCGGCATGCTCAAGCTGCGCTGGAACGAATGTGCAGGGCAGGCGGAATTCGAGGCCGCCTTGACGCAGTCGGCACAGGCCCTGGAGCAGGCCATCGACGCCCTGGCGGCGGTGATGGAGTCCAGCCCTGATTTGCATCGCCTGCATGAGCGGGCGGCCGAGCTTTATCAATTGGCGCTGCTGTTTGCGCGGCCGGCCGATCCGGGGGCGGTGCGCTGGGTGGATGTCGGCGTGCATCAGGTGCGTCTGGTCGAATCCCCGCTGGATGTGCGTGAGGCCATGCAGGAGCAACTGCAAGGCACGCCCAAGGCCTGGATCTTCACCTCCGCCACCTTGGGCGAGGATGAGCAGCTCGGTTGGTTCACCGAGCAGACCGGCCTGGGGGACTCCCGCACGCTGCGCGTGGGCAGTCCCTTCGATTACGCATCGCATGCCCGCTTGTATGTGCCGCGTCATTTCCCCAAGCCGTCCGAGCCGGATCACGGTGAATCCGTGGGATTGCTGGGTGCGCGCCTGGCCGCTCGGCTGGGTGGGCGCACCTTCATCCTGACCACCACGCTGCGCCAGTTGCAGACGGTCTCGGAGGTGCTGCGCCAGCGCTTCGACGAAGGTGGGCATCGCATCGAGGTGCTGGTGCAGGGCACCGCCCCGAAGCGCCAGCTCCTGCAGCAGTTCGTGCAGCAGCCGGCCTCGGTGCTGGTCGGGTCGGCCAGTTTCTGGGAGGGCATCGACGTGCCCGGCGAGGCGCTGCAATGTGTGCTGATCGACAAGTTGCCGTTCCCGCCGCCCAACGATCCCTTGGTGGAGGCGCGGGTGCAGCGTCTGGAAGCCGAGGGCCGCAATGCGTTCACCGAATACTTCATCGCCGAAGCCGCCATTGCGCTGAAGCAGGGCGCGGGCCGGCTGATCCGCACCGAGACCGATCGCGGTCTGCTGGTGGTGTGTGACCCCCGGCTGGCGGCGTCGCACTATGGGCGGCGTCTGCGGGACGCGTTGCCGCCCATGACGCAGGTGGCCGACGAGGCCGGTGCGCAGGCGTGGCTGGCCGAGCTGGCGGCGTCGCACAGCGATTGA
- a CDS encoding PP2C family protein-serine/threonine phosphatase — protein sequence MSRTSPGYRLNAATGIHRGDRLYQQDQVQIMAHPRQSGWVLGICADGMGGKSGGRKAADQVILTAQQLFERFVPGEEDEAELLRQIVSEAHLMIRLTAISAEEEPHSTLAGFMVTAERRCHWIHTGDSRLYHFRGPNMKLRSLDQSYVQRLVDEGQITEEEAQVHPQSNLLTACLGTVQEPTPVESTIEHLEIGDSLMACSDGLWHYFTPAELGTVLHSLPPRDGAELLVSKARQRAKGTGDNLSIAIVRLDPME from the coding sequence ATGAGTCGCACATCCCCAGGCTATCGCCTCAACGCCGCCACCGGCATCCATCGAGGCGATCGCCTGTATCAACAAGACCAGGTCCAGATCATGGCCCATCCGCGTCAAAGCGGCTGGGTCCTGGGCATCTGCGCGGACGGCATGGGCGGCAAGAGCGGCGGCCGCAAGGCAGCCGACCAGGTCATCCTCACCGCCCAGCAGCTGTTCGAGCGCTTCGTCCCCGGCGAGGAAGACGAAGCCGAGCTGCTGCGCCAGATCGTCTCCGAAGCGCATCTGATGATCCGCCTGACCGCGATCTCGGCGGAAGAAGAGCCGCACAGCACCCTGGCCGGCTTCATGGTCACGGCCGAGCGGCGCTGCCACTGGATCCACACCGGCGACTCGCGGCTCTACCACTTCCGCGGTCCCAACATGAAGCTGCGGTCGCTGGACCAGTCCTATGTGCAGCGGCTGGTCGACGAAGGCCAGATCACCGAGGAAGAAGCCCAGGTCCATCCGCAGTCCAACCTGCTGACCGCCTGCCTGGGCACGGTGCAGGAACCAACCCCGGTGGAATCCACCATCGAGCACCTGGAGATCGGCGACAGCTTGATGGCCTGCAGCGACGGCCTCTGGCACTACTTCACGCCCGCTGAACTGGGCACGGTGCTGCACAGCCTGCCGCCGCGCGATGGCGCCGAGCTGCTTGTGAGCAAGGCCCGCCAGCGCGCCAAAGGCACCGGCGACAACCTGTCGATCGCAATCGTCCGCCTCGATCCGATGGAGTGA
- the lpdA gene encoding dihydrolipoyl dehydrogenase has product MSKQFDVVVIGGGPGGYIAAIRAAQLGFNTACIDEWKNDKGGPAPGGTCTNVGCIPSKALLQSSEHFEHAGHGFADHGISMNDLKIDIAKMIGRKDAVVKQNNDGILYLFKKNKVTFFHGRGAFAAAKDGGYEIAVTGAAAETLQAKHVIIATGSNARQLPGAPFDEVNILSNDGALRIPAVPKKLGVIGSGVIGLEMGSVWRRLGAEVTILEALPAFLGAADESVAKEAAKVFKKQGLNIELGVKISAVENGKDGVSVKYTDAKGAEQTLAVDKLIISIGRVANTIGLNPEAVGLKLDERGAIVVDGDCKTNLPNVWAIGDVVRGPMLAHKAEEEGVAVAERIAGQHGHVNFNTIPWVIYTSPEIAWVGRTEQQLKADGVAYKAGQFPFLANGRARALGDTTGFVKFLADAKTDEILGVHIIGPMASELISEAVVAMEFKASAEDIARICHAHPSLSEATKEAALAVDKRTLNF; this is encoded by the coding sequence ATGAGCAAGCAATTCGACGTCGTCGTCATCGGCGGCGGTCCTGGTGGCTACATCGCCGCCATCCGCGCAGCGCAGCTGGGTTTCAACACCGCCTGCATCGACGAGTGGAAGAACGACAAGGGCGGCCCCGCGCCCGGCGGCACCTGCACCAACGTCGGCTGCATCCCGTCCAAGGCCCTGCTGCAATCCAGCGAGCACTTCGAGCACGCGGGTCACGGCTTCGCCGACCATGGCATCTCGATGAACGACCTGAAGATCGACATCGCCAAGATGATCGGTCGCAAGGACGCGGTCGTGAAGCAGAACAACGACGGCATCCTTTACCTGTTCAAGAAGAACAAGGTCACCTTCTTCCACGGTCGCGGCGCGTTCGCGGCGGCCAAGGATGGTGGCTATGAGATCGCTGTGACCGGCGCTGCTGCCGAAACGCTGCAGGCCAAGCACGTGATCATCGCCACCGGCTCCAACGCCCGCCAGCTGCCGGGCGCACCGTTCGACGAGGTCAACATCCTGTCCAACGACGGTGCCCTGCGCATTCCCGCCGTGCCGAAGAAGCTGGGCGTGATCGGCTCCGGCGTGATCGGCCTGGAAATGGGCTCGGTGTGGCGTCGCCTGGGTGCGGAAGTCACCATCCTGGAAGCGCTGCCGGCATTCCTGGGCGCCGCGGATGAATCCGTCGCCAAGGAAGCCGCCAAGGTCTTCAAGAAGCAGGGCCTGAACATCGAGCTGGGTGTGAAGATCTCGGCGGTCGAGAACGGCAAGGACGGCGTGTCGGTGAAGTACACCGATGCCAAGGGGGCCGAGCAGACGCTGGCGGTCGACAAGCTGATCATCTCGATCGGCCGTGTCGCCAACACCATCGGCCTGAATCCGGAAGCGGTCGGTCTGAAGCTGGACGAGCGCGGCGCGATCGTCGTGGACGGCGACTGCAAGACCAACCTGCCGAACGTCTGGGCGATCGGTGATGTGGTGCGCGGCCCGATGCTGGCCCACAAGGCGGAAGAAGAAGGCGTGGCCGTGGCCGAGCGCATTGCCGGCCAGCATGGACATGTCAACTTCAACACCATCCCCTGGGTGATCTACACCAGCCCGGAGATTGCCTGGGTCGGTCGCACCGAGCAGCAGTTGAAGGCGGATGGCGTGGCCTATAAGGCGGGCCAGTTCCCGTTCCTGGCCAATGGCCGTGCCCGCGCCCTGGGTGACACCACCGGCTTCGTCAAGTTCCTGGCCGATGCCAAGACCGACGAGATCCTGGGTGTTCACATCATCGGCCCGATGGCCTCGGAGCTGATCTCCGAAGCCGTGGTGGCGATGGAGTTCAAGGCCTCGGCCGAAGACATCGCCCGCATCTGCCACGCGCACCCGTCGCTGAGCGAAGCCACCAAGGAAGCGGCCCTGGCCGTGGACAAGCGCACGCTGAACTTCTGA
- a CDS encoding RluA family pseudouridine synthase — protein MVQVGSTLPPSGELYRADAAPGEPSVPPADDGPEGADDAQDVGAEVPERREAEAGVSEQGLRLDKWLVQLAPEFSRNHLQGLIDRGCVRLGGQLATQASRKVRLGQRLQLDLVPTEEALAFRAESMPLDIVFEDEHLLVVHKPAGLVVHPAAGNWSGTLMNGLLAHHAGAATLPRGGIVHRLDKDTSGLMVVGKSLPAVTALVRMIAAREVHREYLALAHGRTPEAWTVDAPIGRDPQSRTRMAVVGSGKPARTDVFRLAEGEWSDARELRRTVSALHCVLHSGRTHQIRVHLSHKGHALVSDPLYGGAQALGLARQALHAARLSFAHPITAQALAFSAPLPDDLAAAWQLAGLPDPRF, from the coding sequence ATGGTTCAGGTCGGCTCGACCCTGCCGCCCTCGGGCGAGCTTTACCGTGCGGATGCGGCCCCGGGAGAACCCTCAGTGCCGCCTGCGGACGATGGCCCGGAAGGGGCTGACGATGCGCAGGATGTCGGCGCGGAAGTGCCCGAACGGCGCGAGGCGGAAGCCGGTGTGTCCGAGCAGGGCCTTCGGTTGGATAAATGGCTGGTGCAACTGGCGCCGGAATTCTCCCGCAATCACCTGCAAGGGTTGATCGACCGCGGCTGCGTGCGGCTGGGTGGCCAATTGGCCACGCAGGCGTCACGCAAGGTGCGGCTGGGCCAGCGCCTGCAGCTCGATCTGGTGCCGACCGAGGAGGCCTTGGCCTTCCGCGCCGAGTCGATGCCGCTGGACATCGTCTTCGAGGACGAGCATCTGCTGGTGGTCCACAAGCCCGCCGGACTGGTGGTGCATCCAGCCGCGGGGAACTGGTCCGGCACGCTGATGAACGGGCTGCTGGCCCATCACGCTGGCGCGGCCACGCTGCCGCGGGGCGGCATCGTGCATCGTCTGGACAAGGACACCTCCGGCCTGATGGTCGTTGGCAAGAGTCTGCCCGCCGTGACGGCCCTGGTGCGGATGATCGCGGCCCGCGAGGTCCACCGGGAGTACCTGGCATTGGCGCACGGCCGTACGCCGGAGGCGTGGACGGTGGACGCGCCGATCGGCCGCGATCCGCAGTCGCGCACCCGCATGGCGGTTGTCGGCAGCGGCAAGCCGGCGCGCACCGATGTGTTCCGGCTGGCCGAAGGGGAGTGGTCCGATGCGCGCGAACTGCGGCGTACCGTCTCGGCCTTGCACTGCGTGTTGCACAGTGGACGCACCCACCAGATCCGGGTGCATCTCAGCCACAAGGGGCATGCGTTGGTGTCGGATCCGCTTTATGGTGGCGCCCAGGCGTTGGGACTGGCGCGCCAGGCCCTGCATGCCGCGCGACTGAGTTTTGCGCATCCCATCACGGCGCAGGCGCTGGCGTTTTCGGCGCCGCTGCCGGATGATCTGGCGGCGGCTTGGCAGCTCGCGGGTTTGCCCGATCCGCGATTTTGA